The Solanum pennellii chromosome 4, SPENNV200 genomic interval GTTCACTAACTTTACTAGACTCGACTCACTAAATCACTAACTTCATACACAAATTTTACCCTATCTTGAGAGCTAAAGAATCCAATATACAACTTGGCTCATATTACAACAACATATCTAGCACAGTTTTTTAAAAGTTTACGTACGTAAATTTTATCCCTATCTCGATAAAAGCGGCATCATGAGTAGTCTAAATTTCAGTGACAAGAGAAGTGTAAGAAATAGCTGAAAATTTTCAGATGAATAAAGGTTCCAAAGtacaacaattaaataaaaataaaaatctaattaagTGGTTCCATATAGTTACAATAATGCTACATagaccccaaaaaaaaaaaaaaaaaactagctACGTACGATTCCTAGTAAGATTACATAAGCATAAACCAAATCccaagaaatttaatttcatttttttccctcAAAaccttaattaaaatttaaattaattaaggttGATCttcttgtattatattttttttagcagAAGAAGGGTTCTTATTATTATGCATCCAAACCTTAAAAACCTGTCTCTTGACTCCAACTTGTGAGCAAAATCTTTGTACTTCAGTATCATCTTCTCTTGGAATTCTCCAACCTAATTTTTCAGCAAATTCcaacattttttccttttgttcttGACTAAATTTTGTCCTAAATCTTTTCTTAGCCAACATAAATGGTTGTTGTGGAGGTACTGATGTAGcttgttgatgatgatatgtgttgaaaTTAAGTTCTTCACTTGATGAGTCTGTTGCCCCACTTCCTCCGCCGCTACCTGTTTGtttgaatatataattaagtaaataagaaaattagaTGTAGGTATATAGTTCGCTTTAATGATTTTAACTTATCATACGGTTGATATCAAGAGTCTTAGGTTCGAGTTGACAAAAAGGTACTTTATAAGTTAGTCAGTAAAGGAACGTGTTGAAGACATAATTaagcataataatttattttaatttgtgtctttaataaatatcattattaaaaattattatttttttcctggagaaatatttagagatattttgattgaattattaAGGAATGATGAAAACATTTTCTTGCGATGTATTTCTCGCGGCCGTGAGCTGGTTAGGTGAAAAATGAGTGAAAGAATCAGCTCGATAACACAAATTTCTCACGAATTCACGGTGgaaattttttctatttctagtAATGTATGTTTATATCTTATCATATGAGTATTTTAGTAAGCTTTTAAATCTAACATTTTCATGATACTAATTATTCTTAATGATACTATTTTAAGAAATGATTAATAAGGTTtaaaatcacaatattcaaattagATATTCACCTTTTGGTGCTTCTAAATTTAGTGTAATGTGAAACAAAGacacataaaatgaaataattagtacaaagtaaataaaagaatatgtTTCACAGTTTAAACTATTAGACGAGATAATCGAATGTTAAATCGAAACCCCCAAAGCCCATTTTGATAGGCTGAGGTGGCATGGTAATCCAAATCGAGCAAGTGAAATTtcgttaaaatttttaaatgagaTAATCACATTACCTCCGAAGGCCATTTTGACAGGCTGAGGTGGCATAGTAGTCCAAATTGATCTTCCTCCGTGTTGATGGTgatggtggtgatgatgatTCAACGACGGTAACGGAGAAGGTAGTGGTTGTGGTAGCTGTAATGGATGCACAACCATAATCCCcgcattattattattatcaccaCCAACACCACCAACGTTGTTAGGTATTTCTTTTCTATGAAAATTCCTATGACAATTACAAGCTGCACATTTCAAAGCTTCGAGTGTACCTTCTTCCCCACTAGGCATAAACTCACCACATCCATCCGTAACATTTCCACCAATATTAGCAGCATGATTTTTCAAGCACTCACGATATCTACCTCTCACTGTACTAGTTCCCTTGTTCAATTTATTAGATCCAGTGGTGGAATTATTGTGTGGTGCAGCGCCGACGACGACTACGTCAGGCGCTGCACCACCACCAGGTGAGACAAGATCTATATTTTGAAAACCTGAAATTCTCATCTCTTTTTCCTCATTACCACCACCTAATGccatgatttttttataaaaaaagaaaccctaaccctatctaATGTGAAATTGAAGAAATGAAAGGAGGATGGGGGGCCCTAGAAGTAGAAGCAAAAACAATGGACTATGTTGTTAAAAAAGAAGGAGAGATTTTAAGGAATAAAAAGCGGTGTTGTTGGGGAGGAAGAAACATGGGATGTAAGAAACAAGAGACAACATGGTTGCTTGAAACGGAGCTAAAGAAGAagggagagagaagagagagaaagtgGGAAACAGCAAAGAGATACTTGCATAAGAAAACAACCGACAATGTCATGTTCAGTCCTAACCCACGCCCTGCAAACATTGGCCCCATGCCCACCACCCCCATTTATTCATTATTGCCCTACAACCCCCTTCAGTTTCCATTAGGGGGTTAGAATGAATAACTTTATTTCTCTAATTgatccctttttctttttttttttgaaataatatattattatatgtctaaaacttttctttatttctttcaaattgttttgaaaaaaatgagattGATCTAAACCTAATATTCGTAATCCGAATCTAGAATCTAATTGTATCTGACTCTAATAAGGACTCGTGACTCGACCCTTGAGTTCAGATCTCAAACTCAGCTTGATTTTAAATGGAGTTACAAAATTCGGGATTTTGAGTCtcaattttgttctttacttGAAATCAGACCCTGACCAAGACTCTAGACTCGACCTCGACTTCAACCCGCCTCTGACTCGAGATTCGGGACTCGATATTTGAGCTTCGAGCTTGATTTGAG includes:
- the LOC107016046 gene encoding zinc-finger homeodomain protein 5: MALGGGNEEKEMRISGFQNIDLVSPGGGAAPDVVVVGAAPHNNSTTGSNKLNKGTSTVRGRYRECLKNHAANIGGNVTDGCGEFMPSGEEGTLEALKCAACNCHRNFHRKEIPNNVGGVGGDNNNNAGIMVVHPLQLPQPLPSPLPSLNHHHHHHHQHGGRSIWTTMPPQPVKMAFGGSGGGSGATDSSSEELNFNTYHHQQATSVPPQQPFMLAKKRFRTKFSQEQKEKMLEFAEKLGWRIPREDDTEVQRFCSQVGVKRQVFKVWMHNNKNPSSAKKNIIQEDQP